A single Vigna radiata var. radiata cultivar VC1973A chromosome 8, Vradiata_ver6, whole genome shotgun sequence DNA region contains:
- the LOC106770971 gene encoding zeatin O-glucosyltransferase → MASNGENLAKKNQVVVVLIPFPAQGHLNQLLHLSNLISSHNIPVHYVSTXXHIRQATLXXHXSISNIHFHAFDVPTFVSPSPNSNTSETDFPSHLIPSFEASMHLREPVRKMLQSLSSEAKRVIVIYDFLMGSVVQDATTMPNTENYTFHSTCAFTNFLYFWEEMGKPSLNGVRVPEFPSLEGCFPTEFIDFITEQVELLKIGDGNIYNTSRAIEGSYIKLLEDIESGKKVWALGPLNPLAVEKEESKVRHPCLEWLDKQEPDSVIYVSFGTTTTLKVEQIHEVATGLEQSKQKFIWVLRDADKGDIFDENEAKKLDLPIGFEERVNGLGVVVRDWAPQLEILSHPSTGGFMSHCGWNSCLESISLGVPMATWPMHSDQPRNAVFVTEVLKVGLVVKDWSQRKSLVSASVVENGVRRLMQTREGDEMRERAVKLKKAFQISRDEGGEMKSFIAHITK, encoded by the coding sequence ATGGCTTCCAATGGAGAAAATCTTGCTAAGAAAAACCAAGTGGTNGTGGTTCTGATACCTTTCCCTGCACAAGGCCATCTCAATCAGCTTCTGCATCTCTCAAACCTTATCTCATCACACAACATACCAGTTCATTATGTTTCCACTGNCNNTCACATTCGCCAAGCNACACTTNGNCANCACNANTCCATTTCTAACATTCATTTCCATGCCTTTGATGTTCCAACCTTTGTTTCCCCTTCTCCCAACTCAAACACTTCAGAAACTGATTTCCCATCTCATCTAATTCCCTCCTTTGAGGCCTCCATGCATCTTCGAGAGCCTGTCAGGAAAATGCTTCAATCCCTCTCCTCGGAAGCCAAAAGGGTTATAGTCATCTATGACTTCCTCATGGGATCAGTGGTACAAGATGCCACAACCATGCCAAATACTGAGAATTACACTTTTCACAGCACATGTGCTTTTACCAACTTCCTTTACTTTTGGGAGGAAATGGGGAAGCCTTCGCTTAATGGAGTCCGTGTCCCGGAATTTCCTTCTCTTGAAGGATGTTTTCCCACCGAGTTCATTGATTTCATTACTGAACAAGTTGAATTACTCAAAATCGGCGATGGAAACATCTACAACACAAGCAGGGCCATTGAAGGTTCTTATATTAAGTTGCTGGAGGATATCGAAAGCGGCAAGAAGGTCTGGGCTCTTGGGCCTTTGAACCCTTTGGCCGTTGAGAAGGAAGAATCTAAAGTAAGGCACCCATGCTTGGAGTGGCTTGATAAACAAGAACCAGATTCAGTGATATACGTGTCTTTTGGGACAACAACAACTTTGAAAGTGGAACAGATCCATGAGGTTGCAACTGGGTTAGAACAAAGCAAGCAGAAGTTCATCTGGGTGCTGAGAGATGCTGATAAAGGAGAcatctttgatgaaaatgaagcaaAAAAACTTGATCTTCCAATTGGGTTCGAGGAGAGAGTGAACGGCTTGGGGGTGGTTGTGAGGGATTGGGCACCCCAATTGGAAATTCTGAGCCACCCTTCAACAGGGGGTTTTATGAGTCATTGTGGATGGAACTCGTGCTTAGAGAGCATATCCCTGGGGGTGCCAATGGCAACATGGCCTATGCACTCTGACCAGCCGAGAAACGCAGTTTTTGTGACAGAGGTACTGAAGGTTGGATTGGTTGTGAAAGATTGGTCGCAGAGGAAGTCGTTGGTTAGTGCTTCAGTTGTTGAGAATGGTGTGAGAAGGTTGATGCAAACAAGGGAAGGTGATGAGATGAGAGAGAGAGCAGTGAAGCTGAAAAAGGCCTTCCAAATATCAAGGGATGAAGGTGGAGAAATGAAATCTTTCATTGCCCATATCACTAAATAG